Proteins from a genomic interval of Neovison vison isolate M4711 chromosome 4, ASM_NN_V1, whole genome shotgun sequence:
- the EVX1 gene encoding homeobox even-skipped homolog protein 1, producing MESRKDMVMFLDAGQLGTLVGKRVSNLSEAVGSPLPEPPEKTVTRGCLSPRAGPPAVRERGGGGLEEEPVDGLASSAAGPGAEPRAAGAAVLGPGPPAPSADSLSGQGQPSSSDTESDFYEEIEVSCTPDCATGNAEYQHSKGPSSEALASSPNSGSEAPKSNSSGSSQGTLACSASDQMRRYRTAFTREQIARLEKEFYRENYVSRPRRCELAAALNLPETTIKVWFQNRRMKDKRQRLAMTWPHPADPAFYTYMMSHAAAAGGLPYPFPSHLPLPYYSPVGLGAASAASAAASPFSGPLRPLDTFRVLSQPYPRPELLCAFRHPPLYPGPAHGLGTATGGPCSCLACHSGPANGLAPRAAATSDFTCASTSRSDSFLTFAPSVLSKASSVALDQREEVPLTR from the exons ATGGAGAGCCGAAAGGACATGGTTATGTTTCTGGACGCGGGTCAGCTTGGTACTCTGGTTGGCAAGAGGGTCTCCAATTTGTCCGAAGCCGTGGGTAGCCCGCTGCCTGAGCCGCCGGAGAAGACGGTGACCCGTGGTTGCCTGAGCCCGCGGGCGGGCCCTCCGGCCGTCCGGGAGCGCGGCGGGGGAGGCCTAGAGGAGGAGCCGGTCGACGGACTAGCAAGCAGCGCCGCGGGGCCGGGCGCCGAGCCGCGGGCAGCCGGGGCTGCGGTGCTCGGCCCCGGACCTCCGGCCCCTTCCGCCGACAGCCTCTCGGGTCAGGGGCAACCTAGCAGCTCGGACACCGAGTCGGATTTCTATGAAGAAATCGAGGTGAGCTGCACCCCGGACTGCGCCACGGGGAACGCCGAGTACCAGCACAGCAAAG GGCCCAGCTCAGAGGCACTGGCCAGCAGTCCCAACAGCGGCAGCGAGGCCCCCAAGAGCAACAGCAGCGGCAGCTCACAGGGCACCCTGGCCTGCAGCGCCAGTGACCAGATGCGCCGCTACCGCACCGCCTTCACCCGGGAGCAGATTGCCCGGCTGGAGAAGGAGTTCTACAGGGAGAACTATGTGTCCAGGCCGCGGAGATGCGAGCTGGCCGCCGCCCTAAACCTGCCGGAAACCACCATCAAG GTATGGTTCCAGAACCGGCGCATGAAGGACAAACGGCAGCGGCTGGCCATGACGTGGCCGCACCCGGCCGACCCCGCCTTCTACACGTACATGATGAGCCACGCGGCGGCCGCGGGCGGCCTGCCCTATCCCTTCCCGTCGCACCTGCCCCTGCCCTACTACTCGCCGGTGGGCTTGGGCGCCGCGTCCGCCGCGTCCGCCGCCGCCTCGCCCTTCAGCGGCCCGCTGCGCCCGCTCGATACCTTCCGCGTGCTCTCGCAGCCCTACCCGCGGCCCGAACTGCTGTGCGCCTTCCGCCACCCGCCGCTCTACCCCGGCCCGGCTCACGGACTGGGCACGGCGACCGGCGGCCCCTGCTCCTGCCTCGCCTGCCACAGTGGCCCGGCCAACGGGCTGGCGCCCCGCGCCGCCGCCACCTCGGACTTCACCTGTGCCTCCACCTCCCGCTCGGACTCCTTCCTCACCTTCGCGCCCTCGGTGCTCAGCAAGGCCTCCTCCGTCGCGCTGGACCAGAGGGAGGAGGTGCCCCTCACCAGATAA